The following are encoded together in the Proteiniphilum saccharofermentans genome:
- a CDS encoding vWA domain-containing protein: MEFLHPEYLYLLLLIIPLSVWYVLRLSKTQASFKLASTSAFGGMKSDFRVYMRHLPFVLRMISVALIIVIIARPQSVNSWEETETQGIDIVLALDVSGSMLAQDLQPDRLQAAKKVASEFIADRPNDNIGLVIFAGESFTQCPLTTDHKILLNLLNEVEYEMIEDGTAIGLGLATSVNRLKDSQSESRVVILLTDGTNNRGQIAPLTAADLARSYGIRVYTVGVGTKGMALTPMNTPYGVRMQNMQVDIDEKTLTEIAAMTGGQYFRAQDTEGLRQVYDEIDEMEKYLISVQNVTRRKELFLPFALAALGLILLELLLRRTWLRSVP; this comes from the coding sequence ATGGAATTTCTGCATCCTGAATATCTATATCTGTTGTTGCTGATTATCCCACTGAGTGTGTGGTACGTGCTGCGCCTGTCAAAGACACAGGCTTCCTTTAAGTTGGCCTCTACCAGCGCTTTCGGGGGAATGAAATCCGACTTTAGGGTTTATATGCGGCACCTTCCGTTTGTATTGAGGATGATCTCTGTGGCGTTGATTATCGTTATAATTGCCCGGCCACAATCAGTTAACAGCTGGGAAGAGACAGAAACACAAGGCATCGATATTGTACTGGCATTGGATGTGTCAGGATCCATGCTTGCACAAGACCTACAGCCTGATCGTCTGCAGGCTGCAAAAAAAGTAGCTTCTGAATTTATTGCAGACCGTCCTAACGATAATATAGGTTTAGTGATTTTTGCCGGTGAAAGCTTTACGCAATGTCCGCTCACAACTGACCATAAGATATTATTGAACCTGCTCAACGAGGTAGAGTACGAAATGATAGAAGACGGTACAGCTATTGGACTGGGACTGGCTACTTCTGTCAACAGACTGAAAGATAGCCAATCCGAATCACGTGTGGTAATCCTGCTGACCGATGGGACAAATAATAGAGGACAGATCGCTCCACTTACCGCTGCCGACCTGGCGCGTTCTTACGGTATCCGCGTCTACACGGTGGGAGTGGGAACCAAAGGGATGGCCCTGACACCTATGAACACGCCATACGGGGTCAGGATGCAAAATATGCAGGTGGACATCGACGAGAAGACACTGACTGAAATTGCCGCGATGACCGGGGGGCAATATTTCCGTGCGCAGGATACCGAAGGGCTCCGCCAGGTATATGATGAGATCGACGAGATGGAGAAGTACCTGATCAGTGTGCAGAATGTGACGCGCCGTAAGGAATTGTTCCTCCCCTTTGCACTGGCGGCCCTGGGATTGATACTGTTGGAATTGTTATTACGAAGGACGTGGTTGAGGAGCGTGCCTTAA
- the lipB gene encoding lipoyl(octanoyl) transferase LipB, protein MNKVIFENLGSGRYKETWDYQEKLFESVVRAKSEKKEEKEQYLLFCEHEHVYTLGKHGDKQNLLIANHVCKSKNIDLHTIDRGGDITYHGPGQLVVYPIIDLEAFGMGIKKYISTLEDVVIDMLDTYGIKGEKDDKAMGVWIDAADRAKSRKICAIGVRASHFVTMHGLALNINTDLSYFNYINPCGFRDRGVTSIQKELGHEVDFEEVSDRMKEAFVNRFEMELSYRLKHF, encoded by the coding sequence ATGAATAAAGTGATATTTGAAAATCTCGGATCGGGCCGTTACAAGGAAACGTGGGATTATCAGGAAAAGCTGTTCGAATCGGTAGTCCGGGCGAAATCGGAAAAGAAGGAAGAGAAAGAACAGTACCTCCTTTTTTGCGAGCATGAACATGTGTACACCCTGGGGAAACATGGCGATAAACAGAACCTGCTTATCGCCAACCACGTCTGTAAGAGTAAAAATATCGACCTGCATACTATTGACCGGGGCGGGGATATCACCTACCATGGTCCGGGACAGTTGGTCGTTTACCCGATCATCGACCTGGAGGCATTCGGAATGGGAATAAAAAAATATATATCCACACTGGAGGATGTGGTAATCGATATGCTGGACACCTACGGTATCAAAGGAGAAAAGGATGATAAGGCAATGGGGGTATGGATTGATGCTGCCGATCGGGCCAAATCGAGGAAGATCTGTGCCATTGGTGTGCGGGCAAGCCATTTCGTGACGATGCACGGCCTGGCGCTTAACATCAATACCGACCTCTCCTATTTTAATTATATCAATCCCTGCGGTTTCAGGGATCGGGGTGTGACCTCCATACAGAAAGAGCTGGGGCATGAAGTCGACTTTGAAGAGGTTTCCGACCGGATGAAAGAAGCTTTCGTCAATCGCTTCGAAATGGAGTTATCCTACAGGCTTAAACATTTTTAA
- a CDS encoding vWA domain-containing protein — MFRFGNPEYLWLFFAMPLLLAVYIYLNIRKRKDVQKLGNLSTLKMMMPELSLKRSYLKFWLIFAALCAGIFMIARPQFGTKVETVEKEGIELVIAIDVSNSMLAEDVSPNRLARAKQILSRLIDLRRNDKVALIVFAGEAYVQMPLTSDTQSAKIFLNTIDPNLVPIQGTAIGQAISLGMSCFSGDQEMSKAMVIITDGEDHGGSAVDIAAEAAKAGVMINLVGIGSPDGSPIPATEYGSNFMTDSEGNVVVSRLNEQMAMEIAQSGGGFYVRADNSNSAVRALETQLDELQTGKTTSLTYSEYDEKFSMLAWIILVILVLEILFYDKKNPLFRNVRVFK; from the coding sequence ATGTTTAGATTCGGAAATCCGGAATATTTATGGTTGTTCTTCGCCATGCCCCTGTTGCTGGCGGTATACATCTATCTGAACATCAGGAAGCGTAAGGATGTCCAAAAATTGGGTAATCTCTCCACGCTTAAGATGATGATGCCCGAACTATCCCTGAAACGTTCCTACCTGAAATTCTGGTTGATCTTTGCAGCATTATGCGCCGGCATATTTATGATTGCCCGGCCTCAATTCGGCACAAAGGTGGAAACAGTTGAGAAAGAAGGGATTGAATTGGTAATCGCCATTGACGTATCCAATTCGATGTTGGCTGAAGATGTGTCACCGAATCGACTCGCACGGGCTAAACAGATCCTGTCGAGACTGATCGACCTGCGCAGGAATGATAAGGTAGCACTGATCGTATTCGCAGGAGAGGCGTATGTACAAATGCCGCTGACATCGGATACCCAGTCGGCAAAAATTTTCCTCAATACCATCGATCCGAACCTTGTCCCGATACAGGGCACTGCGATTGGGCAGGCAATCAGCCTCGGTATGAGCTGCTTCTCCGGTGACCAGGAGATGAGTAAGGCGATGGTGATCATTACCGATGGTGAAGATCATGGGGGAAGTGCCGTCGATATTGCCGCAGAAGCGGCAAAAGCAGGAGTGATGATTAATCTGGTCGGGATCGGTTCCCCGGACGGTTCGCCGATACCTGCCACTGAATATGGAAGCAATTTTATGACCGATTCAGAAGGCAATGTAGTGGTTTCCCGTCTGAATGAACAGATGGCGATGGAGATAGCACAGAGCGGAGGAGGATTTTATGTCCGCGCCGATAATTCAAACAGTGCTGTCCGGGCGTTGGAAACACAACTCGATGAGTTGCAGACAGGCAAGACTACCAGCCTCACCTATTCGGAGTATGATGAGAAATTTTCAATGCTCGCCTGGATAATACTTGTGATTCTGGTATTGGAGATACTTTTTTATGACAAGAAAAATCCGCTGTTCAGGAATGTGAGGGTTTTTAAGTGA
- the lipA gene encoding lipoyl synthase, giving the protein MDSKPELMTRKPDWLKISLPQGKQYLDVREIIARKGLHTICVSGKCPNLSECWGRGTASFMILGDVCTRACRFCSVKTGSPQGIVDWNEPDRLAESIEKMNLKHCVITSVDRDDLPDLGAEFWATTIRRVKERNPDVTLETLIPDFNGIEELIYKVIDTCPEIISHNMETVRRLTPKVRSRAKYDVSLKTIETIAKSGKAKPKSGIMVGLGETEEEILETMDDLINVGCQVLTIGQYLQPTRKHLTVKEFVTPEQFRKYKVIGLEKGFKFVESGPLVRSSYHAEKHV; this is encoded by the coding sequence ATGGATAGCAAGCCTGAATTAATGACTAGAAAGCCTGATTGGCTCAAAATATCGCTTCCTCAGGGGAAGCAATACCTGGATGTAAGAGAGATCATTGCAAGGAAGGGATTGCATACAATTTGCGTAAGCGGAAAATGCCCTAACTTGTCGGAATGCTGGGGCAGAGGAACCGCTTCTTTTATGATCCTCGGCGATGTCTGTACCCGTGCATGCAGATTCTGTTCTGTGAAAACGGGAAGCCCACAGGGAATTGTGGATTGGAATGAACCTGATCGTCTGGCAGAGAGTATTGAGAAGATGAACCTGAAGCATTGCGTGATCACAAGCGTGGATAGGGACGACCTTCCCGACCTCGGGGCGGAATTTTGGGCGACCACAATCAGACGTGTCAAAGAAAGAAATCCGGACGTGACACTCGAAACACTCATCCCTGATTTCAACGGGATTGAGGAATTGATTTATAAAGTGATCGATACGTGTCCCGAAATCATTTCGCATAATATGGAGACGGTAAGGCGACTCACACCGAAGGTGCGTAGCCGTGCCAAATATGATGTCAGCCTCAAAACGATAGAAACCATTGCTAAAAGCGGTAAGGCCAAGCCCAAGTCAGGGATCATGGTGGGTCTGGGAGAGACCGAAGAAGAAATACTGGAGACGATGGACGACCTGATCAACGTAGGATGCCAGGTGCTCACTATCGGACAGTATCTGCAACCTACCAGAAAACATCTGACGGTGAAAGAATTTGTAACGCCGGAGCAGTTCCGGAAATACAAGGTTATAGGCCTGGAGAAAGGATTTAAGTTCGTGGAAAGTGGACCATTGGTGCGTTCTTCCTACCATGCGGAGAAACATGTTTGA
- a CDS encoding AAA family ATPase has protein sequence MSQVVDIKELNERIEQKSGFVQTLVTGMNQVIVGQKHLVESLLIGLLSDGHILLEGVPGLAKTLAIKTLAQLIDANYSRIQFTPDLLPADVIGTMIYSQRNEEFQVKHGPIFANFVLADEINRAPAKVQSALLEAMQERHVTIGEQTYKLPNPFLVMATQNPIEQEGTYPLPEAQVDRFMLKVIISYPSKEEEKQIIRQNIFEPVAIDKAVISTEAILEARKVVREVYIDEKISKYIVDIVFASRFPDQFGMANLKEMIGFGASPRASINLALAARAFAFIKRRGYVIPEDIRAVCHDVLRHRIGLTYEAEANNMTSEEIVSEILNRVEVP, from the coding sequence ATGAGCCAAGTTGTCGATATTAAGGAGCTAAATGAGAGAATAGAGCAAAAGAGCGGCTTCGTCCAGACACTCGTTACCGGGATGAATCAGGTGATCGTGGGACAGAAGCACTTAGTGGAGTCGCTGCTGATCGGATTATTATCAGACGGGCATATCCTTCTGGAGGGGGTGCCCGGATTAGCAAAAACACTGGCTATCAAAACGCTGGCTCAACTGATCGATGCAAATTACAGCCGGATCCAGTTTACTCCCGACCTGTTGCCTGCCGACGTGATCGGAACCATGATCTACAGCCAACGCAATGAAGAGTTCCAAGTAAAACACGGTCCCATCTTCGCCAATTTCGTGTTGGCAGATGAAATAAACCGTGCTCCCGCCAAAGTGCAGAGTGCATTGCTCGAAGCGATGCAGGAACGCCATGTTACCATTGGCGAGCAGACCTATAAATTACCAAATCCTTTTCTGGTAATGGCTACCCAGAACCCTATCGAACAGGAAGGGACCTATCCTCTACCTGAAGCGCAGGTAGACCGTTTTATGCTGAAGGTGATCATTTCTTATCCTTCGAAAGAGGAGGAGAAGCAGATCATCCGGCAAAATATTTTCGAGCCGGTTGCCATCGATAAAGCAGTCATCTCTACTGAAGCCATCTTAGAGGCACGGAAAGTGGTGAGGGAGGTGTATATCGATGAAAAGATCAGTAAGTATATTGTAGATATTGTGTTTGCCTCCCGTTTCCCCGACCAGTTCGGCATGGCAAACCTGAAAGAGATGATCGGGTTTGGGGCATCACCCCGTGCCTCCATCAACCTGGCGTTGGCCGCCCGTGCCTTCGCCTTCATCAAACGCCGCGGCTATGTGATCCCCGAAGATATCCGTGCGGTGTGCCATGATGTACTTCGTCATCGTATCGGCCTTACCTATGAAGCGGAAGCCAACAACATGACTTCCGAAGAGATTGTCAGCGAAATTCTGAACAGGGTAGAGGTGCCGTAA
- a CDS encoding DUF58 domain-containing protein codes for METTDLLKKVRHIEIKARGLSRNIFAGEYHSAFKGRGMAFSEVREYQYGDDMRDIDWNVTARYNRPYIKIFEEERELTVMLLIDVSESLGFGSQSLLKRDIVAEIAATLAFSAIQNNDKIGVIFFTDKVEKFIPPKKGRKHILYIIREILGFKPEGNGTDLNVTLRYMTNAIKKRCTAFLISDFIDAGDYKQALRIAARKHDVAAIQVYDKLSTELQPVGLMKVRDPETGEERWINTSSKKVRDRYRSWWSDLQVSMNNAFRQSGVDSVSVSTESDYVKLLLQLFKQRK; via the coding sequence ATGGAGACGACCGACCTACTTAAAAAAGTACGACATATAGAGATAAAGGCGCGGGGCCTTTCGCGGAATATCTTCGCGGGAGAGTACCATTCCGCGTTCAAGGGGCGTGGTATGGCTTTCTCTGAGGTTCGGGAGTACCAGTACGGGGACGATATGCGTGATATCGACTGGAATGTGACGGCCCGGTACAACCGACCCTATATCAAAATATTTGAAGAGGAACGGGAGTTGACCGTGATGCTGCTGATCGATGTGTCGGAAAGTCTTGGCTTTGGCTCACAATCACTGTTGAAACGTGATATAGTAGCGGAAATCGCGGCAACGCTGGCATTCTCTGCCATCCAGAACAATGATAAGATTGGAGTGATTTTCTTTACCGACAAGGTAGAGAAATTTATCCCTCCCAAAAAAGGAAGAAAACATATCCTTTATATTATTCGTGAAATCCTGGGCTTTAAACCTGAAGGGAACGGTACAGACCTTAACGTGACCCTGCGCTACATGACCAACGCTATCAAGAAGCGGTGTACCGCTTTCCTGATATCGGACTTCATTGATGCAGGCGATTATAAACAAGCACTTCGGATTGCAGCCAGGAAGCATGATGTGGCGGCTATCCAGGTGTACGACAAACTGAGTACCGAATTACAACCGGTCGGCCTGATGAAAGTCAGGGATCCCGAAACGGGAGAAGAGCGATGGATCAACACATCCTCAAAAAAGGTAAGGGACCGCTACCGTTCCTGGTGGAGCGACCTGCAGGTGTCGATGAACAATGCCTTCCGGCAGAGTGGTGTAGACAGTGTGTCGGTCTCTACTGAAAGCGATTATGTGAAATTGTTACTGCAATTATTTAAACAAAGAAAGTAA
- the tgt gene encoding tRNA guanosine(34) transglycosylase Tgt: protein MDFRLLHTDPGSSARAGIISTDHGEVETPVFMPVGTVGSVKAVHVSELKEDIGAQIILGNTYHLYLRPGLDILQQAGGLHRFNSWNKPMLTDSGGFQVFSLTENRKLSEEGAEFQSHIDGSRHFFTPEKAVDIQRIIGADIMMAFDECTPGDADYDYAKKSLDLTERWLDRCLARFRETECPYGHRQALFPIVQGCVYPDLRRRAAENVAAKGADGNAIGGLAVGEPTEKMYEMVELVNEILPKDKPRYLMGVGKPENILEAIERGVDMFDCIMPTRNGRNGQIFTKQGVMNMRNERWKNDFSPIEEDGASFVDTLYSKAYLRHLINVNEILGLQIASIHNLAFYIWLVQEARKHIIAGDFSEWKPMILQNVTRRL from the coding sequence TTGGATTTTCGATTATTACATACAGATCCCGGATCAAGTGCCCGGGCGGGTATTATATCCACTGACCATGGAGAGGTGGAGACCCCGGTATTTATGCCGGTAGGTACTGTAGGGAGTGTAAAAGCTGTTCATGTCAGTGAACTGAAAGAGGATATTGGAGCACAGATTATCCTGGGCAATACCTATCATCTTTATCTGCGTCCGGGGCTTGATATCCTGCAACAGGCGGGGGGACTACACCGGTTCAACAGCTGGAACAAGCCCATGCTTACTGACAGTGGTGGATTTCAAGTGTTCTCGTTGACCGAGAACCGGAAACTCTCGGAAGAAGGAGCAGAGTTCCAATCACATATCGATGGCTCAAGACATTTCTTCACACCAGAAAAGGCAGTCGACATCCAACGGATCATCGGAGCCGATATCATGATGGCGTTCGATGAATGCACTCCGGGGGATGCCGATTACGATTACGCGAAAAAGTCACTCGATCTCACAGAACGGTGGCTCGACCGCTGTCTGGCTCGTTTCCGGGAGACGGAATGTCCCTACGGACACCGGCAGGCCCTTTTTCCCATCGTACAGGGTTGTGTATATCCCGACCTGAGGCGCCGTGCCGCTGAAAATGTGGCAGCTAAAGGTGCGGATGGGAATGCTATCGGAGGATTAGCGGTCGGTGAACCCACCGAAAAGATGTACGAGATGGTAGAACTGGTCAATGAGATCTTACCCAAGGACAAGCCGCGCTACCTGATGGGGGTGGGAAAGCCCGAGAACATTCTGGAAGCCATTGAGCGGGGTGTAGATATGTTTGACTGCATCATGCCGACACGTAACGGACGCAATGGTCAGATCTTCACTAAACAGGGAGTGATGAACATGCGTAACGAACGGTGGAAGAATGATTTCTCTCCTATCGAAGAAGATGGCGCATCGTTTGTAGATACCCTGTACAGCAAAGCCTATCTGCGACATCTCATCAATGTCAACGAGATATTGGGATTGCAAATTGCATCTATCCACAACTTGGCTTTCTATATATGGCTGGTACAGGAGGCAAGGAAACATATCATCGCCGGTGATTTTTCGGAATGGAAGCCGATGATACTCCAAAATGTAACCAGAAGATTATGA
- a CDS encoding tetratricopeptide repeat protein: protein MSRFIIRYILFLVAGVMLPIAVSAQKDVRKNIRKGNKEYRQEKFSDAVKFYENAVEENAASKEANFNLGNALYRQKEWDQAIEKYNHYTSLEQEKPEEASAAWHNIGNAMLQKKELQGSMEAYKMALRLNPQDDEARYNLAVVQKMIRDEEEQGGGEQDQQEDQQEQQQEQQQQEQQPQQNDQNQEKRAEQPDQPEQMSRDNARQLLQAIEQDERETQEKVQQIKAKEREEQAENNRRNNKNW from the coding sequence ATGAGCAGGTTTATTATAAGATATATATTGTTTCTTGTGGCGGGGGTGATGCTGCCAATAGCTGTCTCCGCACAAAAAGATGTCCGGAAGAACATCCGCAAAGGGAATAAGGAGTACCGGCAGGAAAAATTCTCCGACGCGGTCAAATTCTACGAAAATGCGGTGGAAGAAAATGCTGCATCCAAAGAAGCGAATTTTAACCTTGGGAATGCCCTTTACCGGCAGAAAGAGTGGGATCAGGCTATTGAGAAGTATAACCATTACACCTCTTTAGAACAGGAAAAACCGGAGGAAGCCTCTGCTGCATGGCATAACATAGGGAATGCGATGCTGCAAAAGAAAGAGTTGCAAGGTTCAATGGAGGCCTATAAAATGGCATTGCGATTAAATCCCCAGGATGATGAGGCCCGCTATAACCTGGCAGTGGTACAGAAGATGATCCGGGATGAAGAGGAGCAGGGCGGCGGAGAACAGGATCAGCAGGAGGATCAGCAGGAACAACAACAAGAACAGCAACAACAGGAACAACAACCGCAACAGAATGACCAGAATCAGGAGAAACGTGCGGAACAACCCGACCAACCGGAACAGATGTCACGCGATAATGCCCGACAACTGCTTCAGGCGATAGAACAGGATGAAAGAGAGACCCAGGAAAAGGTCCAACAGATAAAGGCTAAGGAAAGAGAGGAGCAGGCTGAGAATAACAGGAGGAACAATAAGAATTGGTAA